One stretch of Flavobacteriales bacterium DNA includes these proteins:
- a CDS encoding multiubiquitin domain-containing protein — translation MTINKEVYEWPEQYILGAEIRKLGHIGPDELIFLAIKKPWEDELIKDDTRVNLARPEIEHFFSKKTVTLIVNGTPKEWDKHTICFEDVVKLAFGAYDPNPNIVYTVTYDRGPKENPEGSMVKGECVCAKDKMIFNVTRTDKS, via the coding sequence TTGACCATCAACAAGGAGGTCTACGAATGGCCCGAGCAGTACATCCTTGGCGCGGAGATCAGGAAGCTTGGCCACATCGGTCCGGACGAGCTGATCTTCCTGGCCATCAAGAAGCCTTGGGAGGATGAGCTGATCAAGGACGACACCCGCGTCAACCTGGCGCGCCCGGAGATTGAGCACTTCTTCTCCAAGAAGACCGTGACGCTGATCGTCAACGGCACGCCCAAGGAGTGGGACAAGCACACCATCTGCTTCGAGGATGTGGTGAAGTTGGCCTTCGGGGCCTATGACCCGAATCCGAACATCGTGTATACGGTGACCTACGATCGCGGCCCCAAGGAAAATCCCGAGGGTTCGATGGTGAAGGGCGAGTGCGTCTGCGCAAAGGACAAAATGATCTTCAATGTCACACGCACTGATAAGTCGTAG
- a CDS encoding transposase gives MIKRVVQASLKGGDRAPEAPEQEGNRRNGYTPKQLKTSGGQVEIATPRDRDGSFEPRMVEKRQRVLNAELDQKIRHVRPGVGLRHQRPYAGAGGDQRR, from the coding sequence ATGATCAAGCGCGTGGTGCAAGCCAGCCTGAAGGGTGGAGATCGCGCACCTGAGGCCCCGGAGCAGGAAGGCAACCGGCGCAACGGGTATACGCCCAAGCAGCTGAAGACCTCCGGCGGGCAGGTGGAGATCGCCACGCCGAGGGACCGCGATGGGAGCTTCGAGCCGCGCATGGTGGAGAAGCGCCAGCGCGTACTGAACGCCGAGCTGGACCAGAAGATCCGGCATGTACGGCCTGGGGTTGGCCTCCGACATCAGCGCCCATATGCGGGAGCAGGTGGAGACCAACGACGCTGA